From a region of the Lactuca sativa cultivar Salinas chromosome 4, Lsat_Salinas_v11, whole genome shotgun sequence genome:
- the LOC111877354 gene encoding conserved oligomeric Golgi complex subunit 2 yields the protein MGIQQEQPPVSSHQLSTQPRTATADLFGDPIDSHPLWFKQSSFLSPDFDSESYISDLRTFVPFETLRSELQSHLSSLKHELVELINRDYADFVNLSTKLVDVDAAVLRMRAPLIEIREKILGFRGAVEGSLVSLQGGLRQRAEASAAREILELLIDTSHVVSKVEKLIKELHNVPADASNGDLHTAEKGHLSNGVSLQHAEIGINLRETQSMLLERIASEMNRLKFYFAHAKNLPFIENMEKRIQNASLLLDTSLGHCFVDGLIHKDENAVYNCLRAYASVDNTHNAEEIFRSTVVAPLVQKVIPYTSSGMVGGSTGDELEEDYKQIKNLIAQDCTFLLEISSTENSGLHVFSFLANSILKEVLWAIQQGKPGAFSPGRPTEFLKNYKSSLGFLADLEGYCPSRSAVANFRAEAVYVDFLKQWNIGVYFSLRFQEIAGSLDSAFVGSNLTPIPKSDSDSDSSQGSSQHVTLKQSLTLLECLNSCWREDVLVLSISDKFLRLTLQLISRYANWLSAGLSARRTRNSGFEWALTAAPDDFVYIIHDLDHLATEVCGKYIEHVLKILNSCSTQVVDTVKNSILQGGQSLKDLVPSVIDSIIETLVEKSNEELKQLHGIVAAYRMTKKPPPVRHSHYVSGVLRPLKVFVEGERAMTYLREDRRGKLIEGAAVKITGRYNDLAADIVNTARKTETSLQRIRKGAQRRAGATSDVSDHNVSETDRICMQLFLDIQEYGRNLAGLGVEAAKIPAYGSLWQLVAPQDRQGEIRF from the exons ATGGGGATCCAGCAAGAACAGCCACCGGTATCGtcacatcaactatctactcaGCCGCGTACCGCCACCGCTGACCTCTTCGGTGATCCAATCGACTCCCATCCCTTATGGTTTAAACAATCCTCATTCCTCAGCCCTGATTTCGACTCGGAATCCTACATCTCCGATCTACGAACCTTTGTCCCCTTTGAAACCCTAAGATCGGAGCTGCAGTCTCATCTTTCATCCCTTAAACATGAACTAGTAGAGCTAATTAACCGAGATTATGCTGACTTTGTGAATCTCAGCACCAAACTTGTAGATGTCGATGCTGCTGTTTTGCGTATGCGGGCACCACTCATTGAGATCCGTGAGAAAATATTGGGGTTCCGAGGGGCGGTTGAAGGGTCGCTTGTATCATTACAGGGCGGGCTTAGACAAAGAGCGGAGGCATCTGCTGCTAGAGAGATCTTGGAACTTTTGATTGATACTTCTCATGTCGTCTCCAAG GTCGAGAAACTAATAAAGGAGCTACATAATGTACCTGCTGATGCATCAAATGGAGATCTACACACTGCAGAAAAGGGTCATTTAAGCAACGGTGTCTCTCTACAGCATGCTGAAATTGGAATCAATCTCAGGGAAACTCAAAGCATGCTTTTGGAAAGAATTGCTAGTGAAATGAACAGGCTAAAGTTCTACTTTGCTCATGCCAAG AACCTGCCTTTTATTGAGAACATGGAAAAGAGGATACAAAATGCCAGCTTATTGCTGGACACAAGTTTGGGACACTGTTTTGTAGATGGATTGATACACAAAGATGAAAATGCAGTTTACAATTGCTTACGTGCTTATGCTTCTGTGGACAATACCCATAATGCAGAAGAGATATTCAGATCAACAGTGGTTGCACCATTAGTTCAGAAAGTGATTCCCTACACTTCATCTGGAATGGTTGGTGGGTCCACTGGTGATGAGCTTGAAGAAGACTACAAACAAATCAAGAATCTCATTGCTCAAGATTGTACATTTTTGTTGGAGATTTCTTCTACAG AAAATTCGGGTTTGCATGTATTTAGCTTTCTTGCGAATTCAATTCTTAAGGAGGTTCTTTGGGCAATTCAACAGGGAAAGCCAGGGGCTTTTTCTCCTGGAAGACCTACAGAGTTCTTGAAAAATTACAAGTCAAGTCTTGGTTTTCTGGCTGATTTAGAAG GATACTGTCCTTCAAGATCTGCTGTTGCCAACTTTAGAGCTGAAGCTGTATATGTAGATTTCCTTAAACAATGGAACATTGGAGTGTATTTCTCATTGAG GTTTCAGGAAATCGCAGGTTCATTAGACTCTGCATTTGTTGGTTCAAATCTAACTCCAATTCCGAAGTCGGATTCCGATTCCGATTCCAGCCAGGGAAGTTCTCAGCACGTGACTTTAAAGCAAAGTCTTACTCTTTTGGAATGCCTCAATTCCTGTTGGCGAGAAGACGTTCTTGTCCTTTCTATCTCTGATAAATTTCTTCGCTTAACTCTGCAACTAATATCTAG ATATGCAAATTGGTTGTCAGCTGGACTCTCTGCTCGTAGAACCCGTAACTCAGGCTTTGAATGGGCACTTACTGCTGCCCCAGATGATTTTGTTTAT ATAATTCATGATTTAGATCATCTAGCCACAGAGGTTTGTGGGAAGTACATTGAACACGTGTTAAAGATTCTAAATTCCTGCTCTACCCAAGTTGTTGACACTGTTAAGAACAGCATCTTACAAGGGGGACAATCTCTTAAAGATCTTGTCCCTTCTGTCATCGATTCAATCATTGAAACATTAGTTGAAAAGTCAAACGAg GAACTGAAACAACTACACGGGATAGTTGCTGCTTACAGAATGACCAAAAAACCACCTCCCGTGAGACATTCCCATTATGTGTCAGGGGTGTTGCGACCCTTGAAG GTTTTTGTGGAGGGTGAAAGAGCTATGACATATTTAAGAGAGGATAGAAGAGGTAAACTGATAGAAGGTGCTGCAGTGAAGATTACTGGGCGTTATAATGATCTGGCTGCTGATATTGTCAACACAGCAAGAAAAACAGAGACTTCACTTCAGAGAATACGTAAAGGTGCCCAGAGACGAGCTGGCGCCACCTCAGATGTCTCTGATCATAATGTTTCTGAAACCGATAGAATTTGCATGCAGTTGTTTCTTGACATTCAG GAATATGGGCGTAACCTTGCGGGACTTGGAGTGGAAGCAGCCAAAATTCCGGCATATGGCTCTTTGTGGCAGTTGGTTGCTCCTCAAGATAGACAAGGTGAAATAAGGTTTTAG
- the LOC111877353 gene encoding cycloeucalenol cycloisomerase, whose protein sequence is MENQTYLFDPTANMGGSEKVVAGEFSSSLWLAPNPSKRWGELFFLLYTPFWLTLCLGIVVPYKLYEDFKELEYLLLGLISVLPAFLIPIFVVGKADRSLNWKDRYWVKASLWIIIFSYVGNYFWTHYFFTVLGASYTFPSWKMNNVPHTTFLLTNVCFLFYHVTSNLTLRRLQHAIAHLPIKTQWIIKSAWILALSYFIAYLETVAISNFPYYTFVDRTLMYKVGSLFYAIYFLVSFPMFLRIDEKVGDPWDLPRVAVDALGAAMLVTIILDLWRLFLGPIVPILDTKQCAQPGLPWFPGHTEL, encoded by the exons ATGGAGAATCAAACGTACCTTTTCGATCCGACTGCAAATATGGGCG GGAGTGAAAAAGTAGTAGCAGGAGAATTTAGTTCGAGTTTATGGCTAGCACCAAATCCAAGCAAGAGATGGGGGGAACTGTTCTTCCTTCTTTACACACCCTTTTGGCTCACGCTTTGTCTCGGTATTGTCGTTCCTTACAAGCTCTACGAG GATTTCAAGGAGTTGGAGTATTTGCTTCTAGGGCTCATTTCTGTGCTTCCTGCTTTTCTTATACCAATATTTGTGGTTGGAAAG gCAGATCGTAGTCTCAACTGGAAAGATAGGTATTGGGTGAAG GCAAGTTTATGGATAATTATCTTTAGCTATGTTGGGAATTACTTTTGGACCCATTATTTTTTCACAGTCCTCGGTGCCTCCTACACCTTTCCATCATGGAAGATGAACAAT GTACCCCACACGACCTTTCTCTTAACAAATGTTTGCTTTTTGTTTTATCACGTGACATCAAATTTAACACTCCGGAGACTACAACATGCTATTGCTCACTTGCCAATAAAAACACAGTGGATTATTAAATCTGCATGGATTCTAGCTCTTTCTTACTTTATTGCATACCTAGAGACTGTGGCTATTTCAAAT TTCCCTTACTATACATTTGTGGACCGAACATTAATGTACAAAGTTGGTTCATTGTTTTATGCGATCTACTTTCTCGTAAGCTTTCCAATGTTTCTAAG GATTGATGAGAAAGTGGGAGACCCATGGGACCTACCACGGGTGGCTGTTGATGCTTTAGGGGCAGCTATGCTTGTTACAATAATACTTGACTTGTGGCGACTTTTTTTGGGGCCGATTGTTCCTATTTTGGACACCAAACAATGTGCTCAGCCTGGCTTGCCTTGGTTCCCTGGACACACTGAACtctaa